In Archocentrus centrarchus isolate MPI-CPG fArcCen1 chromosome 16, fArcCen1, whole genome shotgun sequence, a single window of DNA contains:
- the LOC115794993 gene encoding sialic acid-binding Ig-like lectin 10 — translation MFVLIWAALLFSVRGSSAGTGVSASEHCDREYCVTLSEQELRAEAGLCVVISCSFRTAADFTPKHIVWFKCEASTERCGDADIIFHSDKNTDKKPQIGFKGRVSLLEPDVSQNNCSIIINDLKQKDSGSYQLRVNGDLNGKESGFTFITRVNVSVKGLIQKPTVMIPTLTEGQQATLTCTAPGLCSGSVPEITWTWRGAGGTESHITENITAFKTENLTAFTQRHTSTLTFDPSAEYHNTNVTCKINFPNKLATEQTSALSVNYMKEVKITGVTRVREGEALNLTCSVESFPPSLIMWKKLSFNTNLHSDTGSASLLIHNVTAEHSGLYVCTAKYMNNTLKDEVNITVIYKRKPQIIGNKTVKEGDVLNLTCSVESFPPSLIVWKKIISNTNLHNETDPDLHSNTGSSTLFIQNVTAEHSGLYICTAKHLDTTVTLCTNVTVTYSRKPQIIGDTTIKEGDVLNLTCSVESFPPALIVWKQLSFNTDLHSDTGSASLLIQNVTAEHSGLYVCTAKYMNNTLKDDVNITVIYKRKPQIIGNTTVKEGDVLNLTCSVESFPPALIVWKNHSSNTDHNDTGSSILVIRNVTAEHSGQYICTAKHLDTTVTSYVEVIVTWFSKILDGSGCVRQSEVLSCVCISEGFPLPTINWPLLKNHTEYSVITTVTNHTVSSTVSLSLKNHGNSTVECVSNNGNGEERENLIQKNLSGIAEQSSGFSLGYLKIIIAFLTGVLLSAIICLAKNYCSRNKRTSSQNSDQTSEMETRRDDQLVYYGQALRDHLTLNSNSGPTAVVYANINLSLLKRNPGREATRRQESTKTEYAEIKKALKEEQENDAVEEEEISCAKEEKLMVELEMKQCEPENKEGGDEAVYATVNDITDEI, via the exons ATGTTTGTTCTCATCTGGGCagctctgcttttctctgtgaGAGGCAGTAGTGCTGGCACAG GTGTCTCAGCCTCAGAACACTGTGACAGAGAATACTGTGTTACTCTCAGTGAGCAAGAACTAAGAGCAGAGGCTGGACTCTGTGTTGTGATCTCGTGCTCTTTCAGGACTGCTGCTGACTTTACACCCAAACATATAGTTTGGTTCAAATGTGAAGCATCTACTGAAAGATGTGGTGATGCTGACATAATATTTCACAgcgacaaaaacacagacaaaaagccTCAGATTGGATTTAAAGGACGAGTGTCACTTTTGGAGCCTGATGTGAGTCAGAACAACTGCAGCATCATCATTAATGATCTCAAACAGAAAGATTCTGGATCATATCAGCTCAGAGTTAATGGTGACCTGAACGGGAAAGAAAGTGGATTCACATTCATTACAAGAGTAAATGTCTCTGTTAAAG GTCTCATTCAGAAGCCCACAGTAATGATTCCCACACTGACAGAGGGACAGCAGGCCACACTGACCTGCACTGCTCCTGGTCTCTGCTCTGGATCTGTTCCTGAAATCACCTGGACATGGAGAGGAGCAGGAGGGACTGAATCTCACATTACAGAGAACATCACTGCTTTCAAGACTGAGAATCTGACAGctttcacacagagacacacctcaactttgacctttgacccttcaGCTGAATATCACAACACCAATGTCACCTGCAAAATCAACTTTCCAAACAAACTGGCTACAGAACAGACTTCAGCTCTGAGTGTGAACT ATATGAAGGAAGTTAAAATCACTGGTGTTACACGTGTGAGGGAGGGCGAGGCTCTGAATCTGACCTGCAGTGTTGAAAGTTTCCCTCCATCTCTGATTATGTGGAAAA AACTGAGCTTCAACACAAACCTGCACAGTGACACTGGATCAGCCTCACTTCTCATCCACAATGTGACAGCAGAACATTCTGGACTGTACGTCTGCACAGCTAAATATATGAACAACACCCTCAAGGATGAAGTCAACATAACAGTGATAT ATAAAAGGAAACCTCAGATCATCGGGAATAAAACTGTTAAGGAGGGAGATGTTCTGAATCTGACATGCAGTGTTGAAAGTTTCCCTCCATCTCTGAttgtttggaaaaaaataatttccaacACAAATCTTCACAATGAAACTGATCCTGACCTGCACAGTAACACTGGATCATCTACACTTTTCATCCAGAATGTGACAGCAGAACATTCTGGACTGTACATCTGTACAGCAAAACATCTGGACACAACTGTGACTTTATGTACTAATGTGACTGTAACTT ATTCAAGGAAACCTCAGATTATTGGGGATACAACCATTAAGGAGGGAGATGTTCTGAATCTGACCTGCAGTGTTGAAAGTTTCCCTCCAGCTCTGATTGTGTGGAAACAACTGAGCTTCAACACAGACCTGCACAGTGACACTGGATCAGCCTCACTTCTCATCCAGAATGTGACAGCAGAACATTCTGGACTGTACGTCTGCACAGCTAAATATATGAACAACACCCTCAAGGATGACGTCAACATAACAGTGATAT ATAAAAGGAAACCTCAGATTATTGGAAATACAACTGTTAAGGAGGGAGATGTTCTGAATCTGACCTGCAGTGTTGAAAGTTTCCCTCCAGCTCTGATTGTGTGGAAAAATCATAGTTCCAACACAGACCACAATGACACTGGATCATCTATACTTGTAATCCGTAATGTGACAGCAGAACACTCTGGACAGTACATCTGTACAGCAAAACATCTGGACACAACTGTGACGTCATATGTTGAAGTGATTGTGACTT GGTTTTCAAAGATCCTCGATGGCTCCGGATGTGTGCGTCAGTCAGAGgttttgtcctgtgtgtgtATCAGTGAAGGGTTTCCTTTACCTACCATTAACTGGCCGCTCCTGAAGAACCACACTGAGTACTCTGTCATTACCACTGTGACAAACCACACAGTCAGCAGCACTGTCagtctgagtttaaaaaaccaTGGCAACAGCACTGTTGAATGTGTCAGCAACAATGGaaatggagaagaaagagaaaacctGATCCAGAAAAACCTGTCTGGTAT TGCAGAGCAGTCGTCTGGTTTTAGTCTGGGATACCTGAAAATCATCATTGCATTTTTGACTGGGGTACTTCTTTCAGCAATCATTTGTTTGGCCAAAAATTACTGCAG cagaaataaacggACGAGCTCTCAAAATTCAGATCAGACTTCTGAGATGGAGACACGTCGAGATGATCAACTG GTGTATTATGGTCAAGCATTACGCGACCATCTGACCCTGAACTCAAACAGTGGGCCAACAGCAGTGGTGTATGCCAACATTAATTTATCCCTGTTGAAAAGAAACCCTGGCAGGGAGGCAACAAGGAGGCAAGAGAGCACGAAGACAGAGTATGCTGAAATTAAGAAAGCACTTaaagaagaacaggaaaatgatgctgtggaggaagaagaaattTCCTGTGCTAAAGAGGAGAAGCTGATGGTGGAGTTGGAGATGAAACAATGTGAACCTGAAAACAAGGAAGGAGGAGATGAGGCAGTGTACGCCACTGTGAATGATATAACTGATGAAATTTGA